A portion of the Dethiosulfovibrio faecalis genome contains these proteins:
- the amrS gene encoding AmmeMemoRadiSam system radical SAM enzyme, with amino-acid sequence MKTEALWWHPEGDGIICDLCPHSCFLKPGDSGFCSVRKNEGGVLMTLNYGETSSVAIDPVEKKPLFHWHPGEPILSLGSVGCSMNCPFCQNWRLTRFDGAPLTTDMSPSDISNLTDRSGTDLVAFTYNEPLVSYEFLIDVLPMLREKGKKTVLVTNGQIAPAPLEPLLPSIDCANVDLKAFDKSTYTKMGGSLDATKSTIETIHGRGIHLEISWLVVPGISDDLEEFERMLLWLNHLDPAIPLHINRYYPAHRWDALPTDERLMDRMADLASSELMRVYQGNRGLGSITRCLSCGAPLVTRAGYRVDAMGLLEDGRCSECGAQSDIIVH; translated from the coding sequence ATGAAGACTGAGGCTCTATGGTGGCATCCAGAGGGGGATGGCATCATATGCGATCTATGTCCTCACAGCTGTTTCCTGAAACCCGGCGACAGCGGGTTCTGCTCCGTCAGAAAAAATGAGGGGGGGGTACTGATGACGCTGAACTACGGAGAGACCTCCTCCGTAGCGATCGATCCAGTGGAGAAAAAACCCCTGTTCCACTGGCACCCGGGAGAACCTATACTCTCTCTGGGAAGCGTGGGGTGCTCCATGAACTGCCCGTTCTGTCAGAACTGGCGACTCACTAGGTTTGACGGTGCCCCCCTTACGACCGATATGTCTCCCTCCGACATATCGAACCTGACGGACCGAAGCGGGACCGACCTGGTGGCCTTCACCTACAACGAACCGCTTGTCTCTTACGAGTTCCTCATCGACGTCCTGCCCATGCTTAGGGAAAAGGGCAAGAAAACGGTCCTGGTCACCAACGGACAGATCGCCCCAGCCCCCTTGGAACCCCTCCTGCCATCGATCGACTGCGCCAACGTGGACCTTAAGGCCTTCGACAAGAGCACGTACACCAAGATGGGGGGAAGTCTCGATGCGACGAAATCCACTATAGAAACCATCCACGGAAGGGGAATACACCTGGAGATCTCCTGGCTGGTGGTTCCCGGTATTTCCGACGATCTGGAAGAATTCGAGAGAATGCTTCTATGGTTGAACCACCTTGACCCGGCCATTCCCCTTCATATAAACCGGTACTACCCAGCTCACAGATGGGACGCCCTTCCTACAGACGAAAGGCTGATGGACCGGATGGCAGACCTGGCCTCCTCGGAACTCATGAGGGTCTATCAGGGAAACAGGGGCCTTGGCTCCATCACCAGATGCCTGAGCTGCGGAGCGCCTCTGGTCACGAGGGCGGGCTATCGGGTCGACGCGATGGGGCTACTTGAGGACGGACGATGTTCCGAATGCGGTGCCCAGTCGGACATAATCGTTCACTAG
- a CDS encoding MerR family transcriptional regulator, protein MSYKMTIGEFSRLSRLSKKALRIYDEQGLLNPVSVDPMTGYRYYAPIQVVESERIRVLRLLDMPLDEIRGFLAERNPEVLAERLDNYRGRLERKVSSMRRTLDMLDQLTMKKEEIFVDYKVIVREMEEMIVISKRLMTALPRIGEDMMAAYGEVCSYMDSLGLPTEGVGVALYHCKEFDPEHMDVEVAMTTDRIVETAQPFKCRKLEGCTAASVLHCGPYEGIQTAYGALYDWIGENGYEKTGPDREIYLNCPDTVPSPADLRTEIAVPVIKKA, encoded by the coding sequence ATGAGCTACAAAATGACCATAGGAGAGTTTTCCAGGTTGAGCCGGCTGTCGAAAAAAGCCCTCAGGATATATGACGAGCAAGGATTGCTTAACCCCGTCTCGGTGGATCCCATGACCGGATACCGATATTACGCTCCTATACAGGTAGTCGAATCGGAGCGAATAAGGGTCCTGAGACTTCTCGACATGCCGCTGGACGAGATCCGGGGATTTCTGGCCGAGAGAAACCCCGAGGTTCTAGCCGAAAGACTCGACAACTACCGGGGAAGACTTGAAAGAAAGGTATCCTCCATGAGGAGGACGCTGGACATGCTGGACCAACTTACCATGAAAAAGGAGGAGATTTTCGTGGACTACAAGGTTATAGTCAGGGAAATGGAGGAAATGATCGTGATATCCAAGAGACTCATGACGGCTCTTCCAAGAATAGGGGAGGATATGATGGCCGCTTATGGGGAAGTGTGCTCCTATATGGACTCCCTCGGGTTACCGACCGAAGGCGTAGGAGTGGCTCTCTACCACTGCAAGGAATTCGACCCGGAACACATGGACGTGGAGGTGGCCATGACGACGGACCGGATCGTGGAGACCGCCCAGCCCTTCAAGTGCAGAAAACTAGAGGGGTGCACCGCGGCGAGCGTCCTTCACTGCGGACCCTACGAGGGAATTCAGACGGCCTACGGAGCACTGTACGACTGGATAGGAGAGAACGGCTACGAGAAGACGGGGCCGGATCGGGAGATATACCTGAATTGCCCCGATACGGTGCCGTCTCCTGCGGATCTCCGAACGGAAATAGCCGTTCCTGTGATAAAAAAAGCCTAA
- a CDS encoding M20/M25/M40 family metallo-hydrolase encodes MSWIEGDGGFLRELVECRSESGDEESCCVLLSSRLPALGWESVVRDEVGNVVASRGAGPRELLMMGHIDTVPGGPKTEVEGDVLWGRGSVDAKGPLASFSLAGGRAIVPDGWRYTLIAAVGEERDSRGARYVMDSRKAPMGCIIGEPSGGDGVTLAYRGCLFLSLEAFDGGAHRSGGSGPLTETLSSASEILRMVESMDEDGPIIRRYSAAVASMYGVEKGERCASIDLDVRLPLGADPSSLARSFQEICSARAVDMSVRQSVSAHMSDRRDPVVRALSTSVREEGLSPRLLAKGGTADFNVVAPWGVPMAAYGPGDSGLDHGPDERLSIGELKTAIRVLERALPRACMLLGG; translated from the coding sequence GTGAGTTGGATCGAAGGTGACGGAGGCTTTCTCAGGGAGTTGGTCGAGTGCAGAAGCGAGAGCGGAGATGAAGAGAGTTGCTGTGTCCTTCTCTCCTCTCGACTTCCTGCATTGGGCTGGGAGTCGGTGGTACGGGACGAGGTAGGCAACGTCGTAGCGTCCAGAGGGGCCGGTCCCAGGGAGCTGTTGATGATGGGGCATATAGACACAGTGCCTGGAGGTCCGAAAACCGAGGTAGAAGGGGATGTCCTGTGGGGGAGGGGGTCGGTCGATGCCAAGGGGCCTCTGGCGTCGTTCTCCTTGGCAGGAGGTCGGGCCATCGTTCCAGACGGTTGGCGGTACACGTTGATCGCCGCGGTCGGAGAGGAAAGGGACTCCAGAGGTGCCAGATACGTAATGGATAGCAGAAAAGCTCCTATGGGCTGCATCATAGGAGAGCCCTCCGGAGGGGACGGCGTTACGTTGGCCTACCGGGGTTGCCTCTTCCTCAGCCTGGAGGCCTTCGACGGAGGAGCCCATAGGAGCGGAGGCTCCGGTCCTCTCACCGAGACCCTTTCGTCGGCGTCGGAGATCCTCAGGATGGTCGAGTCGATGGACGAGGATGGTCCGATCATTCGAAGATATTCAGCCGCCGTGGCCTCCATGTATGGGGTGGAGAAAGGTGAAAGGTGTGCCTCTATAGACCTTGACGTTCGTCTTCCATTGGGAGCCGATCCATCGTCGCTTGCTCGGAGTTTTCAAGAGATCTGCTCTGCCAGAGCGGTGGATATGTCGGTACGACAATCGGTGTCGGCCCATATGTCCGACAGGAGGGATCCCGTGGTAAGGGCCTTATCCACCTCCGTCAGGGAGGAGGGATTATCTCCCAGGCTACTTGCCAAGGGGGGAACCGCCGACTTCAACGTGGTGGCCCCGTGGGGAGTTCCGATGGCGGCCTACGGTCCGGGAGATTCAGGACTGGATCACGGTCCGGACGAGAGGCTTTCGATCGGCGAGCTGAAGACGGCGATAAGGGTGTTGGAGAGGGCGCTGCCGAGGGCCTGTATGCTTCTCGGTGGTTAG
- a CDS encoding aspartate aminotransferase family protein, whose protein sequence is MSGLYGGRGLRMASGKGAELFDDGGKRYVDFMAGHGSSLFGHCHPDLIAAVESASRSPWSIGLGIDSHSRDRFLSVLRSLLPDGRVFMCNSGTEAVEAALKLVLAHSDRPRILALKMGFHGRTLGALGLTFNPKYRKPWMSSLLPVEHLSAEELLDSVDQRTAAVFVEPVQGEGGVYPMDPDYGRALSDLCKENGVLLVADEIQSGWGRCGSVLASTLVGLDPDVVCLAKGLAGGLPAGATIWKGSVGDFPSGGHGTTYGGNPFISAVGLAAWNLLEERKYPLQAETKGVGFMEALKGIDSPQLRDVRGLGLLVGVETARRSTEFVRMLQDRGVLALPAGPKVLRFLPPFVAERSHFDEVVHALEEVCRELDRR, encoded by the coding sequence ATGTCGGGCCTGTACGGCGGAAGAGGGTTGAGGATGGCCTCCGGCAAGGGGGCGGAACTCTTCGACGATGGGGGCAAGAGGTATGTGGATTTCATGGCCGGTCACGGATCGTCTCTTTTCGGGCACTGTCATCCAGATTTGATCGCCGCGGTTGAAAGTGCCTCTCGAAGTCCCTGGTCGATAGGGCTCGGGATCGACTCCCATTCCAGGGACCGTTTTCTGTCGGTTCTGAGGTCCCTGCTCCCCGATGGACGGGTTTTTATGTGCAACAGCGGAACCGAGGCAGTCGAGGCGGCCTTGAAGCTGGTGCTGGCCCATTCGGACAGGCCCAGGATATTGGCCTTGAAGATGGGTTTCCACGGTAGGACGTTGGGGGCCCTGGGACTGACCTTCAACCCCAAGTACAGAAAACCCTGGATGTCATCACTGCTTCCGGTGGAGCATCTTTCCGCCGAGGAGCTTCTGGACTCCGTCGATCAAAGGACGGCGGCGGTCTTCGTCGAGCCGGTCCAGGGTGAAGGAGGAGTCTACCCGATGGACCCCGATTACGGCAGGGCTCTGAGCGATCTATGCAAGGAAAACGGGGTTCTGCTCGTGGCGGACGAGATTCAGTCCGGATGGGGGCGTTGCGGTTCCGTCTTGGCCTCTACCTTGGTGGGGCTAGATCCGGACGTCGTGTGTCTCGCTAAGGGGTTGGCGGGAGGTCTTCCCGCCGGGGCGACAATATGGAAGGGATCGGTCGGGGATTTCCCCTCCGGGGGACATGGCACGACATACGGTGGCAATCCCTTCATCTCGGCGGTCGGATTGGCCGCCTGGAATCTTCTGGAGGAACGAAAATATCCCCTTCAGGCCGAGACCAAGGGAGTCGGTTTTATGGAGGCTCTCAAGGGCATAGATTCCCCTCAACTCAGAGATGTTCGGGGACTGGGGCTTTTAGTGGGGGTCGAGACGGCCAGGCGTTCCACCGAGTTTGTCAGAATGCTTCAGGACCGAGGGGTCCTGGCGCTTCCCGCCGGTCCCAAGGTGCTCCGCTTTCTGCCTCCGTTCGTGGCGGAGAGGAGCCATTTCGACGAAGTCGTCCATGCTTTGGAGGAGGTCTGCCGTGAGTTGGATCGAAGGTGA
- a CDS encoding uridylate kinase: MNFKGVVKIGGARGNDPTPLLRELSERAALGEKWLLVHGGSGKMEELCLSSGIEPKYVYSPSGFRSRFTGKREMALFEGACSSVSIDLISSLWSMGTPACPVWPSDGFGATAKAKDALRSVEDGRVMVLRGNRSGSVRRFFGDAVEAAWRAQAIPVMPPLAVDEDDGGLLNVDGDRLAALAAASLGASVLVILSNVPGVLKDVEDPSSLMRSGTLEELMSLSKGNMKRKMVAVQEALEGGVDKVILSDSRVESPLSGALEGRGTTVCRACTAEEG; the protein is encoded by the coding sequence TTGAACTTCAAAGGAGTTGTCAAGATCGGTGGTGCCAGGGGGAACGACCCTACGCCGCTTCTGCGGGAGCTTTCCGAACGGGCGGCCTTGGGAGAAAAATGGTTGCTCGTTCACGGAGGTAGCGGAAAGATGGAGGAACTGTGTCTGTCGTCGGGCATAGAACCCAAGTACGTGTACAGCCCAAGCGGATTCAGGAGCCGTTTCACCGGTAAGAGGGAGATGGCGCTTTTCGAGGGAGCCTGTTCTTCCGTCTCCATTGATTTGATCTCGTCCCTCTGGTCCATGGGAACCCCCGCTTGTCCCGTGTGGCCCAGCGATGGTTTCGGTGCCACTGCAAAGGCGAAGGACGCCTTGAGAAGCGTGGAGGACGGTCGAGTAATGGTGTTGAGGGGGAACAGGAGCGGTTCGGTAAGACGGTTCTTCGGCGATGCCGTTGAGGCCGCCTGGAGAGCCCAGGCGATACCGGTGATGCCCCCTTTGGCGGTGGACGAGGATGACGGAGGTCTGCTGAACGTGGATGGCGATCGTTTAGCCGCTCTTGCCGCTGCGTCTTTGGGAGCTTCCGTTCTCGTGATACTGAGCAACGTTCCGGGGGTTCTCAAGGACGTCGAAGACCCCTCGTCTTTGATGCGCTCGGGAACCTTGGAGGAGTTGATGTCCCTGTCGAAGGGCAACATGAAGAGAAAAATGGTCGCAGTCCAGGAGGCTCTGGAGGGCGGAGTGGACAAGGTAATCCTATCGGACAGCCGGGTAGAATCTCCTTTGTCCGGAGCTTTGGAGGGAAGGGGGACGACCGTATGTCGGGCCTGTACGGCGGAAGAGGGTTGA
- the argC gene encoding N-acetyl-gamma-glutamyl-phosphate reductase: MFEVIVWGASGMAGGELLRILSGHDGITVVAAVSRRSPGKTVWHDHPHLRGCYPDMVYSSPEEALKLKSDLVFLALPHGGAWRIAVDYREKGIPVVDLSGDFRLKDPADYFRWYGLEHGAPEYLQEAVYGLPELHREDLVGASLASGVGCNASCAILGLAPLASTGLVESVRMEMRVGSSEAGASPSKGSHHPYRTRTMRVFEPFRHRHLAEVIQETGLPEERLSMTMTAVEMVRGVQMLAQVSLTEPIKEAVLWKAYRKAVEGHPFWSLCPARPSHLRLPDPRFVLGSNSASVGFVLHEDGRRLLIVSALDNLMKGASGTAVQAANLMLGLDETTGLLTSPLYPA; encoded by the coding sequence ATGTTCGAGGTGATCGTATGGGGGGCCAGCGGAATGGCCGGAGGAGAGCTTTTGAGGATTCTCTCCGGTCACGACGGGATTACTGTGGTCGCTGCCGTGTCCAGAAGGTCTCCTGGAAAGACGGTCTGGCACGACCATCCTCATCTTAGAGGCTGCTATCCCGACATGGTCTACTCGTCTCCGGAGGAGGCGCTGAAGCTTAAGAGCGACTTGGTTTTTCTTGCACTGCCTCACGGAGGGGCCTGGAGAATTGCGGTCGACTATCGCGAGAAGGGTATACCTGTCGTCGATCTGTCCGGAGATTTCAGGCTCAAGGATCCTGCGGATTACTTTCGGTGGTATGGGTTGGAGCACGGGGCTCCCGAGTACCTTCAGGAAGCCGTGTACGGTCTTCCCGAGTTGCATAGAGAGGATTTGGTCGGGGCGTCCCTGGCCAGCGGCGTAGGATGCAATGCGTCATGTGCAATTCTCGGCCTGGCCCCTCTGGCCTCCACAGGTCTCGTCGAGTCGGTTCGAATGGAGATGAGGGTCGGTTCCTCCGAGGCCGGGGCATCTCCCAGCAAGGGTTCTCATCATCCCTATAGGACCAGGACCATGAGAGTGTTCGAGCCCTTCAGGCACAGACACCTGGCGGAGGTTATCCAGGAGACCGGATTGCCGGAGGAAAGGCTTTCCATGACCATGACCGCCGTCGAGATGGTAAGAGGAGTCCAGATGTTGGCTCAGGTTTCTCTGACCGAACCGATCAAGGAAGCGGTTTTGTGGAAGGCCTACAGAAAGGCGGTCGAAGGACATCCCTTTTGGTCCCTTTGTCCCGCCAGACCCAGCCATCTTCGTCTTCCCGATCCCAGATTCGTGTTGGGCAGCAACTCCGCTTCGGTGGGATTCGTTCTCCACGAGGACGGCCGGAGGCTCCTGATCGTGTCCGCTCTGGACAACCTGATGAAGGGAGCCTCCGGAACGGCGGTTCAGGCGGCCAACCTGATGTTGGGGCTCGACGAGACGACGGGGTTGCTTACATCGCCCCTCTATCCCGCCTAG
- the lysX gene encoding lysine biosynthesis protein LysX, with the protein MHELWILYSRLRTEEKLLKKAADKTGVRCNFVDLRGVSWPHGLKVGENDVVLCRCVSQAHNLAIARLLESRGIRTVNRSSVIEACGDKIFTAGLLDMAGLRQPRYSVAFSPEEAVKTSESMGFPVVFKPPVGSWGRLLSKVNDVDSAETVVEHKSFMGPQHQTFFIQEYVEKDGYDVRALVLGGKPITAIKRKSPHWITNTARGGDVEGMEIDQTMADVLKKVHDVFKGDLLAVDLFHDDQGWSVNEVNGQAEFHGSVEGTEVDVAGMLVDHCISLMERSL; encoded by the coding sequence ATGCACGAGCTTTGGATTCTGTACAGCCGTCTGAGAACGGAGGAGAAACTTCTCAAAAAGGCGGCGGATAAAACGGGAGTGCGGTGCAATTTTGTGGATTTGAGAGGAGTCTCCTGGCCGCATGGACTTAAGGTCGGTGAGAACGACGTCGTCCTCTGCCGTTGCGTCTCTCAGGCCCACAACCTCGCGATCGCACGCCTTCTAGAATCTCGAGGTATCCGTACGGTCAACCGTTCTTCGGTCATTGAGGCCTGTGGCGATAAGATCTTTACCGCCGGACTTCTCGATATGGCCGGTTTAAGACAACCTCGCTATTCAGTGGCTTTCTCTCCGGAGGAAGCGGTGAAGACATCGGAATCCATGGGGTTTCCCGTAGTTTTCAAGCCTCCCGTCGGCAGCTGGGGCAGGCTTCTTTCCAAGGTCAACGACGTGGATTCGGCTGAGACTGTAGTGGAACATAAGTCCTTCATGGGTCCTCAGCATCAGACTTTCTTCATTCAGGAATACGTAGAAAAGGATGGATACGATGTCAGGGCTCTGGTGTTGGGAGGAAAGCCTATAACGGCTATTAAGCGAAAGAGCCCTCACTGGATAACGAACACCGCAAGAGGCGGAGACGTAGAGGGAATGGAGATCGATCAAACCATGGCGGATGTGCTGAAAAAGGTCCACGACGTGTTCAAAGGTGATCTTTTGGCCGTGGATCTGTTTCACGACGATCAGGGATGGTCGGTAAACGAGGTCAACGGGCAGGCCGAGTTTCATGGGTCGGTCGAGGGTACCGAGGTGGACGTCGCCGGGATGTTGGTGGATCACTGCATCTCACTTATGGAAAGGAGCCTCTGA
- the lysW gene encoding lysine biosynthesis protein LysW has protein sequence MKVSCVVCEGSVALPDDAMIGELLICDDCGTELELVSLDPLKVEEAPEIQEDWGE, from the coding sequence ATGAAGGTATCTTGCGTAGTGTGCGAAGGCAGCGTGGCTCTTCCCGACGATGCCATGATAGGTGAATTGCTTATATGCGACGACTGTGGAACGGAGCTCGAACTGGTGAGTCTGGATCCTCTCAAGGTGGAGGAGGCTCCTGAGATCCAGGAGGACTGGGGCGAATAG
- the rsgA gene encoding ribosome small subunit-dependent GTPase A: protein MKIDMKELGLTSSLIEEASNYPGLFVGRVTSQYRDLYRVVMKRGDIKGEVSGKFRFEVRSQRDYPAVGDFVMVDRDNDDAGNGIIHAVLTRKSVFIRRAAGTSNQEQVVASNIDIVFVCMSLNNDYNLRRLERYLGVAWDSGAIPVVVLTKADLCEDLSGRLSDLRSIVCGCDVLVSSGLTEEGLESVKGYMAPGKTVALIGSSGVGKSTLINGLAGSELLRTRGLRGDHKGRHTTTRRDLVVLPGGGIVIDTPGMRELGIEGLDLSRAFEDVEDLAVKCRFRDCSHNGEPGCAVRRAMDEGSLSPDRLASYMKLKREARYEGLNSKQIEAEKNASMYKEVGGIKNARKLAKSKNKSRG from the coding sequence ATGAAAATAGATATGAAAGAATTGGGGCTCACCTCGAGCCTGATAGAGGAAGCGTCGAATTACCCGGGGCTTTTCGTAGGTAGAGTGACATCGCAATACAGGGATCTTTACAGAGTAGTCATGAAAAGAGGAGATATCAAGGGAGAAGTCTCCGGGAAGTTCCGCTTCGAGGTTAGATCTCAGAGAGATTACCCGGCGGTGGGGGATTTCGTCATGGTCGATCGTGATAACGACGACGCCGGAAACGGAATTATCCACGCCGTATTGACAAGAAAGAGCGTCTTCATAAGAAGAGCTGCCGGAACGTCCAATCAGGAGCAGGTAGTGGCCTCGAATATCGATATCGTATTCGTGTGTATGTCCCTGAACAACGACTATAACCTGAGACGCCTTGAGCGCTATCTGGGCGTCGCCTGGGATAGCGGAGCGATTCCAGTGGTCGTGTTGACCAAGGCGGATCTCTGTGAAGATCTATCAGGCAGGCTTTCCGATTTGAGATCGATCGTATGCGGCTGCGATGTTTTGGTCTCGTCCGGATTGACCGAGGAGGGCCTCGAATCGGTGAAGGGATATATGGCACCAGGCAAGACCGTAGCCTTGATAGGATCGTCGGGAGTGGGGAAGTCCACCTTGATAAACGGGTTGGCCGGTAGCGAACTCCTCCGGACTCGGGGTTTAAGAGGAGACCATAAGGGCAGACATACTACGACCAGACGGGATTTGGTGGTCTTGCCCGGTGGAGGTATCGTGATAGATACCCCTGGGATGAGGGAGCTTGGCATAGAGGGTCTAGATCTTTCAAGGGCTTTCGAGGACGTGGAGGATCTGGCCGTAAAGTGTAGATTTAGAGACTGTAGTCATAACGGAGAGCCGGGATGTGCCGTTCGTAGGGCCATGGACGAAGGTTCTCTTTCTCCCGATCGACTTGCCAGTTACATGAAGCTGAAGAGAGAGGCAAGATATGAAGGTTTGAATTCCAAACAGATAGAGGCGGAGAAAAACGCCTCCATGTACAAAGAGGTCGGAGGGATAAAGAACGCTCGAAAGTTAGCTAAATCCAAAAATAAATCTAGAGGTTGA
- a CDS encoding isocitrate lyase/PEP mutase family protein, which produces MGKRLRERLERPGIIVAPGVFDALSARICEIAGFEVLQHTGYGTAASLLAKPDVGLLSFGEMRDQLYRMVHAVDIPVIGDGDNGFGNAVNVDRTVREYIWAGAAGLFVEDQVIPKRCGHMSGKAVILEDEMMGKLRAAMSARDQEDRSTLIVYRTDAVAVNGLEDALSRAKRAADLGVDMVFVEALESLDQMERAVEEVPVPLMLNLVEGGRTPLVSPSMAEQMGFKYLMYPVTPLFAGAKAMLDVMSDVRKNGLSDSKVSLSMDFAEFADVVRLDRIREIEDDFLPEESLNRYGDNRGIL; this is translated from the coding sequence ATGGGAAAAAGGCTCAGAGAGAGGCTGGAACGTCCCGGTATCATAGTAGCCCCCGGGGTGTTCGATGCATTGAGCGCCCGTATCTGCGAGATAGCCGGTTTCGAGGTCTTACAGCATACCGGCTATGGAACTGCGGCCTCTCTCCTTGCCAAACCGGACGTCGGACTCCTCAGTTTCGGTGAGATGAGGGATCAGCTTTATAGGATGGTCCATGCGGTCGATATACCGGTAATAGGAGACGGAGACAACGGTTTCGGCAACGCCGTAAACGTGGACAGGACCGTTAGAGAGTACATCTGGGCCGGAGCGGCCGGGCTGTTCGTGGAGGATCAGGTTATACCGAAGCGATGCGGGCATATGTCCGGAAAGGCGGTCATCTTGGAGGATGAGATGATGGGCAAGCTTCGGGCGGCTATGTCGGCCCGAGACCAGGAGGATAGATCTACTCTGATCGTCTACAGGACCGATGCCGTGGCGGTCAATGGCCTCGAGGATGCGCTTAGTCGTGCCAAAAGGGCGGCCGATCTCGGTGTGGACATGGTCTTCGTTGAGGCCTTGGAATCGTTGGATCAGATGGAGAGGGCGGTAGAGGAGGTCCCTGTTCCCCTGATGCTGAACCTGGTGGAGGGAGGCCGAACACCTCTCGTAAGTCCTTCCATGGCCGAGCAGATGGGGTTCAAGTATCTAATGTATCCTGTTACCCCCCTTTTCGCAGGGGCTAAGGCCATGCTGGACGTCATGTCCGATGTGAGAAAGAACGGGTTGTCCGACTCCAAGGTGTCCCTGTCCATGGACTTTGCCGAGTTCGCCGACGTGGTAAGGCTTGACCGTATAAGGGAGATCGAAGACGATTTCTTGCCAGAGGAAAGCCTGAACAGATACGGAGACAATAGGGGAATACTGTAG
- a CDS encoding hydroxymethylglutaryl-CoA lyase: MTRGSLPCRVEIREVCPRDGFQSLKDRIATEDKISLIDAMAETGLSVMEVTSFVSPKAIPQMSDASEVMTHFNERWSGKVKSVVLVPNVRGAENALKVSPDSLNFVLSASASHNRANTRRTIEESLAELKEVKSLCGDVELGLSVATSFQCPFEGAISPDAVVDIVEKAMEIGVGSVTLADTIGTCDPVYLSSTLSQIKKVFGDYPFFLHLHDTHGMAMVNTMAAMEMGFYRFDSATGGLGGCPFAPGAAGNSATEDMVNFFDRVGIASGVDLERVLAVADRMKTMGLPVNSHMSSYRAGCSSLSCER; this comes from the coding sequence ATGACCAGAGGAAGCCTACCGTGCAGGGTGGAGATAAGGGAGGTCTGTCCGAGAGACGGCTTCCAAAGCCTGAAGGACAGGATAGCCACGGAGGACAAGATCTCCTTGATCGACGCTATGGCCGAGACCGGCCTATCCGTTATGGAGGTCACCTCCTTCGTGAGTCCCAAGGCCATACCTCAGATGTCAGATGCCTCGGAGGTCATGACCCATTTCAACGAGAGATGGAGTGGAAAGGTAAAGTCCGTCGTTTTAGTTCCCAACGTGAGAGGAGCCGAGAACGCACTTAAGGTCTCTCCTGACTCGCTGAACTTCGTGCTCTCCGCCAGCGCCTCTCACAACAGGGCAAACACCAGGAGGACCATAGAGGAGTCGTTGGCCGAGTTGAAAGAGGTCAAGTCCCTCTGCGGAGATGTGGAGCTCGGACTTTCGGTGGCTACCTCCTTTCAGTGTCCCTTCGAGGGGGCTATCTCTCCTGATGCCGTAGTGGATATAGTCGAGAAGGCTATGGAGATCGGAGTGGGGTCTGTCACCCTTGCCGATACTATAGGCACCTGTGATCCGGTCTATCTGAGTTCGACTCTGTCGCAGATAAAAAAGGTCTTCGGTGACTATCCCTTCTTTCTTCACCTCCACGATACCCACGGCATGGCCATGGTCAACACTATGGCCGCTATGGAGATGGGGTTTTACCGTTTCGACTCGGCTACCGGCGGTCTCGGAGGATGTCCCTTCGCACCGGGCGCGGCGGGAAATTCTGCCACCGAGGACATGGTAAATTTCTTCGACCGTGTAGGTATCGCCAGTGGAGTGGATCTGGAAAGAGTCCTTGCCGTAGCCGATAGAATGAAGACCATGGGGCTTCCGGTGAACAGCCACATGTCCTCCTACAGGGCCGGGTGCAGCAGCCTTTCCTGCGAGAGGTGA